GCCCCGCCTGCCGAGCTGGACGCGGCCGCGAACGCACGATATCACGGAATCTGACGCCTCCTTCGCCGCCGGTATCGCGCTGAAATCCCTCGACGATTTGATCCGCACCGAGCCGCCGTGGCTCGGCTGCTGGCGCGACCGCCTTGCCTTGAAATCAGCCGCTGTCGCGGCCCGAACGCTCGGTCGCAACGAGGAAGAAACCGGTATCCGCGACGCGGTTTTGTTGACGTCCGCAGGTGATGATCCAGGACCAGCTGGAAAGCTGTTTCTGGCCACACGAATGCTGGCGCGTCAATCCGGGACTGTCACCACACCGTTCGTTAAGGAGCTTGTCGCGCTGCTGGGGATGAAGTGGGACGACAGCCTTGCTTCGATCCCCGAGATCGTCGATTCTGCAAATCAGTCCGGGCGAGCAGCAACCTTCGCGGTGGCGGACCTGATAACGGCGATCTATGCCGTTCGCCCGGACGCCGAGGTAATGGCCCTTAGCCTCGCCGAACTCGTGCTGGCGAACAAGCTGAAATGGCCGAAACCCGTGCCGCTGCTGTTGCCCGAGCGGTTTGGCCCGGCGTTCCGCACTATCGGTGGTCGCGGTCGCGTCCGGCCGGGTGAGCCAGCCTATCCGAAAGCAATCTGCCTGGCATTGGTGGACGGCGTTGAGGCCGCGCTACGGTCTGCAGTGGACATCGACCGCCGCGCTGCGCGGTTGTTGACCGTCGCTCCGAAAGTACGAACCAAAGGCGCCGAGCCGGTCATCCGCCGATTGCTGGCCGACGATGCGATCTCAGCCTCGGCGCCTGACAGCACCCTGTCGCGCTGGGCAGCCAACCGGTTGTTTGAGCGGCTCGAAAGTTTCGAAGCGGTGCGCGAGCTGTCCGGCCGCTCCTCCTTTCGAATATTCGGGTTATGACGATGGCCGGATCAGCTGCACTCAAATCATCACGCCGAAAGGCGAACGCCGCGGAGGAACCTCTTTATGATCGTGAACTGGATCAGTTCCCGCCGGAGATGCGCTGGCGCGAATGGATGCTGCGGGTCGAGGCGGTGATCTTTGCCTCGGCCGAGCCGATCACGCGCGAGAACGCTGGCACGGGTGGTCGGACAAGACTGCAGCATCGATCTGCTGATCGACGATCTGCGCGAGGAGCTGAGTTCCCGGCCTTACGAGCTGGTGTCGGTCGCCGGCGGCTGGCAGCATCGTACCCGGCCGCGGTTCGCGGAAACTGTCCGCGCGTCTTCGGCGCCGACCAGGGGAGGGGCCGCCGCGCTGTCAGAGTTCGAGGCGATGGTGCTGATGGCGGTGGGATATTTTCAGCCGGTCACGCGCGGCGAACTGTCGAAGATTTTTGGCAAAGAAGTCAGCCGCGATACCATCGGCAACTTGCGCGGTGCAGGCTTTATCGGCTCCGGGCCGCGTAGCCCGACGCCGGGCGCGCCCTATACCTATGTGACGACGCCGCACTTTCTGTCGGCGTTCGGTATGGAGACGCTGCGCGACCTTCCGAATATCGAAGCGCTCGAGGACGCCGGCCTGCTGAGCCGACATGCGGTTCAAAAAGAAATCGCCGCCTCGGAAGGCGGCGAAAGCGACGCGGACGAAGGAGCGTCCTTTATTGAATGATACCGGTCGTCTGCAGCCGCTTCGTCATCGCAATCGGGCTGACGAGCATTGCCGTCGAAGCCAGCGCCATCGACAGGCCGAGCTTCATTGGAAGAAGCAGCAACTGGTCGAGCAATGCTGTATCTGGATAGGCGCCTGCCGCGCTATCAATCGTCCGCTCGATCGGCCGGACGACCGCCTTGGCGGCATCTTGTACTTCCGTGCTGACCGGTTCAATACCGGGAATGCCTGTGGGGATCGGTTCACCAAGCTTCAGGTCTGACATGGTCGCGTCCTTTCGCGGTTGACGATCCATAAGTGCTGCAGCGAACAAAGGTTCCGTGCAGCATCGACCTCCAGGCGGTTCATCTGCCATCAGAGACATCACGTCACTCCAGATCGAGGGACTGCTTCAGTTCATCGATCCGTTTTGACGCTTCCGCCTTGGTTAGATCCTCGGCACAGGTATCGGGCTGATGCGCCTGCTCCGACAAGGTCTTCAGATAGGAGCGTTGGGCGCCGGTCAATCGGCTCATCGCCGCTGACCCAGTCGTCCGGGTCTTTCTGCGTGTTGGAAGAGGTATCGGTTTTCGGGTTGTCACTCATAACGATCTCCTGAATTCGTTCTGCAAACGTTCTTGGCTGGTTGATGGTTCCGGTTTGTGCTTGATCGGCGTAAGGAACTCGGCTGCCGGCCCTTCGTATCGCTTGCGAATTGCCAAGCTGAGGAGAAGACAATTGCCGATCATTGCCACCGCGGCTTGGTCTATCCCGAAAAAGGTGGCCGACCGGTTTGCGCAGGGAGGAAGCAGCCTCACCCGATATGCATCGGTCTTCGACGGCGTCGAGGTCAATTCGACCTTCTACCGCCGGCACAAGACGTCGACATTCGCAACGTGGGAACACTCCGTACCCGACGCATTCCGGTTCGCAGTCAAAATTCCTAAGGAGATTACCCACACTAGCGCGATGAGAGACATCGCCGAGCCGTTCGACACTTTCCTCGAAGACATCGCGCCTCTTGGAGAGAAGCGTGGACCACTGCTCTGTCAGCTGCCGCCATCGCTGACCTTCGATGTTGAGGTGCTCCAAACAGCGTTCAAGACGATGCGGGATGCCGATGATGGGCCGATCGTCATCGAGGTACGGCACAAGAGCTGGGCATCGGCCGAAGCGCTGGATCTGCTGAAGACCTATAGGATCGACCGGGTTCTGGCCGATCCTGCGCCGGTATGGCCGGTGGAAGATTTCGACACACCGCCGAAATACGTTCGCCTGCATGGCAAGCCAAAAATCTACTACTCAAGCTATACCGACGACGAAATCAAGTCGTTCTCAGCCCTGCTGGCGCCGGATAGCTGGTGTGTGTTCGACAATACTGCCTCGGGTGCCGCGATCGAAAATGCGCTGAACATGGCTGAAATACGTTGAGGCTCTCCGGCCCGAGCGCGAAGCAATAGAAGCAGCATTCGGATCGTACCGTCGGCGATGACAGTCGAGCGGAAGCACTCTAGCCTTCATCACACGGTGGCCCCTGATTCTCAATCTTTGCCGCGTGGGCCGCTTCGTCTTGCAGCAGGATGCAGGCTATTATCGCCGTCGATGCTTGGAAGTTCCCGCACGTCGGCATGATCCGGAGACTTACCAGCGCCGCGTTGGCTTTGAAATGACAGAGACTACATGTGTATATGATTATTAAGCAGGAGCACGGAACGATGCGTTTCTTCGTTAGCTACAATGGTGCAGACAGGAAGTGGGCTGAATGGATCGGGCATGAGGTCGAGGATGCGGGGCACGCGGCCGTCCTCCAAGCATGGGACTTTTTACCTGGCACAAATTTTGTTCTCCAGATGCAGGAGGCCGCTAAAACAACGGATAAAACGATCGTCGTACTATCGCCAGATTACCTAAACTCGCAGTTCGCCGCATCGGAGTGGGCCGCAGCCTTCCGGACGGATCCAGAGGGATTGAAGCAGAAGTTGCTCCCAATAATGGTCCGTCAATGCGAACCGCAAGGGTTACTAAGCTCGATTGTCTACGTCGATGTTTGTGAACTGGGTGAGGGTGAAGCTCGAGAGGCAGTTCGTAACG
Above is a window of Allorhizobium ampelinum S4 DNA encoding:
- a CDS encoding DUF1403 family protein — translated: MDSLAPATAPTLTWSPRLPSWTRPRTHDITESDASFAAGIALKSLDDLIRTEPPWLGCWRDRLALKSAAVAARTLGRNEEETGIRDAVLLTSAGDDPGPAGKLFLATRMLARQSGTVTTPFVKELVALLGMKWDDSLASIPEIVDSANQSGRAATFAVADLITAIYAVRPDAEVMALSLAELVLANKLKWPKPVPLLLPERFGPAFRTIGGRGRVRPGEPAYPKAICLALVDGVEAALRSAVDIDRRAARLLTVAPKVRTKGAEPVIRRLLADDAISASAPDSTLSRWAANRLFERLESFEAVRELSGRSSFRIFGL
- a CDS encoding DUF72 domain-containing protein, giving the protein MPIIATAAWSIPKKVADRFAQGGSSLTRYASVFDGVEVNSTFYRRHKTSTFATWEHSVPDAFRFAVKIPKEITHTSAMRDIAEPFDTFLEDIAPLGEKRGPLLCQLPPSLTFDVEVLQTAFKTMRDADDGPIVIEVRHKSWASAEALDLLKTYRIDRVLADPAPVWPVEDFDTPPKYVRLHGKPKIYYSSYTDDEIKSFSALLAPDSWCVFDNTASGAAIENALNMAEIR
- a CDS encoding toll/interleukin-1 receptor domain-containing protein; this translates as MRFFVSYNGADRKWAEWIGHEVEDAGHAAVLQAWDFLPGTNFVLQMQEAAKTTDKTIVVLSPDYLNSQFAASEWAAAFRTDPEGLKQKLLPIMVRQCEPQGLLSSIVYVDVCELGEGEAREAVRNALAGNRAKPSANPVFPGTNRQEAAKFVTCHRRWTDRCNSTKHTELTSPPHGSGSKKLFARQFQHNSERVRTKQCGRSPARTSHSR